In Streptomyces nojiriensis, the sequence CGGGTCCCCGAAGCCCACCACGAAGTGCCCCGGCAGCCCCAGCCCGTACACCGGCGCCCCGGCCCGGCGGGCCACCTCCAGCCACACCACCGACAGCAGGATCGGCAGCCCGCGCCGCCGCCTCAGCACCTCGTGCAGCAGCGAGGACGACAGCCGGTCGTAGTCCGCCGGGGTGCCGTGGAACCCGAGGCGCCCGCCCAGCAGTTCCGTCACCGCGTTCGCCCACGCCCGCCCGCCGCGCAGCCCGTACGGCAGCATCCCGGCCAGCCGGTCCAGCTCGATCTGCGCCCAGTCCATGGCGCGTTCGTCCAGCTCCGGGTCCCCTTCGGTGGCCAGCAGCAGGCACAGCAGCGCCAGGTCGGGCCGTTCCGCCCGGGCCTCGGCCGCGAACTGCTCCCGCCAGGCCGCGGAACTCACGAGGCCGCCCGGTAGTGGTGGTACGCGTGGTGCGTCGCGAAGCCCAGCCCGTCGTACAGCGCCAGCGCCCCCGGATTGTCCGTCTCGACCTGCAGCCACGCCGCCGACGCGCCCTCCTCCAGCGCCCGCCGGGCCAGCGCGGCCATCACCGCCGTCGCCAGGCCCTCCCGCCGGTGCGCGGGGTCCACGGTCACCGCCGCGAAGCCCGCCCACCGCCCGTCGACCACGCAGCGCCCGATGGCCCGGCCCCCGGGCAGCGCCGCGAACCACACCGACGGCCCTTCCACCAGCATCCGCCGGGCCAGGTCCGGGTCGCTCACCTTCCCGTAGCGCCCGAGCCACTCCCCGTCCGGGACCCGGGTCAGGTGTACGTCCCCGACCGCGGGCGCGTCCACGTCGGCCACCGGCGCCAGCGCCCCGATCCGTACCTCCGCCGACACCTCGTTCACCCAGCCGCGCCGCTCCAGCTCCGCGCCGAGCATCTCCTGGGTGCCGGCGGCCCCCGTCGCGACCTGCACATAGGCCGGAAGCGACCGCTCCGCGTACCAGGAGGTCACTCGCGCGAGTGCATCGTCCAGCGGTATGCCCGGGTCGCCGAGCGGCAGCACGGAATTGGCCCGCCGGGTGAATCCGGCGGCCGCCCGCAGCGTCCACCCGCCCAGCCGCTCGCTCTCCAGCGGCTGCCAGGCCCGCGCGGCGACCCGCGAGAGCTCCTCGAAGGAGGCCGCGGGACCCCGCCGCCGGGCCGGCGCCGGAGGCACGATCTTGCCCGCCACCAGCGAGGATTCCGAGATGCGGACGGATTGCCCGTCCTTCTTTGTGATCAGCAGCACACCCTGGTCCCAGGATGTGAGAACCCCGACCGTGTCCGTGAACTCGGGTGATCCGCTCACTACGGCCTCCACCCGTCGTACAGAGACTCGTTTACCCACGTCAGCCGGGGTAATACGGACCTCCAGCAGTCCACCGGCAGTGATTTCCACAGCTCTGTCCGCCCCTCCTGTTCGGATCGTGCCCGGGAACGGAGATACTAGGTGCGGGCATCGACGACGCCGCGCTCCCGCGCGATATGGAAAGCCCTACCGAGGAGGAACGAGAGCGTGACCTACGTCATCGCGGAGCCTTGTGTCGACGTCAAGGACAAGGCATGCATCGAAGAGTGCCCCGTCGACTGCATCTACGAGGGCCAGCGGTCCTTGTACATCCACCCGGACGAGTGCGTCGACTGTGGTGCGTGTGAGCCGGTCTGCCCGGTCGAGGCCATCTTCTACGAGGACGACACCCCGGAGGAGTGGAAGGACTACTACAAGGCGAACGTCGAGTTCTTCGACGAGCTCGGTTCGCCCGGTGGTGCCTCCAAGCTGGGCCTGATCGAGCGCGACCACCCCTTCGTCGCGGCGCTGCCCGCCGGTATCAACGGCGAGCACTGACCTTTCAGGCAGACGCGCCCCTCGGTCCCGTACGGCCTTCCCGCCGCACGGGACCGACGTGTTTCCGGCACCCGTACCCACCAGCACTCAGAGAGAGCAGAGACCACCGTGGCCGCAGTATCCGACCGTCTTCCCGCCTTCCCCTGGGACAAGCTGGAGCCCTACAAGGCCACGGCGGCGGCCCACGCGGACGGCATCGTCGACCTGTCGGTCGGCACGCCCGTGGACCCGGTCCCGCAGCTGATCCAGCGCGCCCTGATCGAGGCCGCCGACTCCCCGGGCTACCCGACCGTGTGGGGCACCGTCGCCCTGCGCGACGCGATCACCGGCTGGGTGCGCGGCCGCCTCGGCGCGAGCGCCGCCGAACACCGCAACGTCCTGCCGGTCGTCGGCTCCAAGGAGCTGGTGGCCTGGCTGCCGACCCAGCTGGGCCTGGGCGCCGGGGACAAGGTCGCCTACCCGCGGCTCGCCTACCCCACCTACGAGGTCGGCGCGCGGCTGTGCGGCGCCGAAGCGGTCGTCTACGACGACCCGACCGAGCTCGACCCGGCCGGTGTGAAGCTGCTGTGGCTCAACTCCCCGTCGAACCCCACCGGCAAGGTCCTCGCCAAGGAGGACCTCGTCCGCATCGTGGCCTGGGCGCGCGAGCACGGGATCCTGCTCTTCAGCGACGAGTGCTACCTGGAACTGGGCTGGGAGGCCGAGCCCGTCTCCGTCCTCCACGACGACGTCTGCGGCGGCTCGTACGAGGGCATCGTCGCCGTCCACTCCCTCTCCAAGCGCTCCAACCTGGCGGGCTACCGGGCGGCCTTCGTCGCCGGTGACGCGGACGTGCTCGGCGAGCTGCTGGAGATCCGCAAGCACGGCGGCATGATGACCCCCGCCCCGGTGCAGGCGGCCACGGTCGCCGCGCTCGGCGACGACACCCACGTCGAGGAGCAGCGCGAGCGCTACGCGGCCCGCCGCGCGGCGCTGCGTACGGCGCTGGAGGCGCACGGCTTCCGGGTCGAGCACAGCGAGGCGAGCCTGTACCTGTGGGTGACCCGCGACGAGCCCTGCTGGGACACCGTCGCCCACCTCGCGGGCCTGGGCATCCTGGTCGCGCCGGGCGACTTCTACGGCGAGGCGGGCGCACGGTTCGTGCGCGTCGCCTTCACCGCCACCGACGAGCGGGTCGAGGCGGCGGTCAAGCGCCTCGGCTGACGGCCGGATTTCACGACGGCAACGCC encodes:
- a CDS encoding transglutaminase-like domain-containing protein, producing MSSAAWREQFAAEARAERPDLALLCLLLATEGDPELDERAMDWAQIELDRLAGMLPYGLRGGRAWANAVTELLGGRLGFHGTPADYDRLSSSLLHEVLRRRRGLPILLSVVWLEVARRAGAPVYGLGLPGHFVVGFGDPEEGVVVDPFAGGASLGTGPAELASGPREPARTLDIVQRILANIRAWASARPEQSGVALWAVELSLLLPSHPAALRYERARLLVERGSFQEGAAELDAYAGVVSAVDADAAARIRAEAVSARALLN
- a CDS encoding GNAT family N-acetyltransferase, which codes for MEITAGGLLEVRITPADVGKRVSVRRVEAVVSGSPEFTDTVGVLTSWDQGVLLITKKDGQSVRISESSLVAGKIVPPAPARRRGPAASFEELSRVAARAWQPLESERLGGWTLRAAAGFTRRANSVLPLGDPGIPLDDALARVTSWYAERSLPAYVQVATGAAGTQEMLGAELERRGWVNEVSAEVRIGALAPVADVDAPAVGDVHLTRVPDGEWLGRYGKVSDPDLARRMLVEGPSVWFAALPGGRAIGRCVVDGRWAGFAAVTVDPAHRREGLATAVMAALARRALEEGASAAWLQVETDNPGALALYDGLGFATHHAYHHYRAAS
- the fdxA gene encoding ferredoxin yields the protein MTYVIAEPCVDVKDKACIEECPVDCIYEGQRSLYIHPDECVDCGACEPVCPVEAIFYEDDTPEEWKDYYKANVEFFDELGSPGGASKLGLIERDHPFVAALPAGINGEH
- the dapC gene encoding succinyldiaminopimelate transaminase, which produces MAAVSDRLPAFPWDKLEPYKATAAAHADGIVDLSVGTPVDPVPQLIQRALIEAADSPGYPTVWGTVALRDAITGWVRGRLGASAAEHRNVLPVVGSKELVAWLPTQLGLGAGDKVAYPRLAYPTYEVGARLCGAEAVVYDDPTELDPAGVKLLWLNSPSNPTGKVLAKEDLVRIVAWAREHGILLFSDECYLELGWEAEPVSVLHDDVCGGSYEGIVAVHSLSKRSNLAGYRAAFVAGDADVLGELLEIRKHGGMMTPAPVQAATVAALGDDTHVEEQRERYAARRAALRTALEAHGFRVEHSEASLYLWVTRDEPCWDTVAHLAGLGILVAPGDFYGEAGARFVRVAFTATDERVEAAVKRLG